One Bradyrhizobium zhanjiangense DNA segment encodes these proteins:
- a CDS encoding fumarylacetoacetate hydrolase family protein, with amino-acid sequence MKQWLRFRHAGATGFGTLTSSGISVHEGEMFGRSAATGQRLALSEVELLAPCVPSKIVALWNNFHALAAKLNQPEPPEPLYLLKATTSITTPGAVIRRPSYYDGKTTYEGELGIVIGRTCARVSPGEADSFIFGYTCVNDITANDILTSDPTFPQWARAKGIDDYGPFGPVIATGLDPAKLVVRTILNGAERQNYPISDMIFSAQELVSKISHDMTLLPGDLIAVGTSVGVGVMKEPVNTVTVAIDGIGELTNEFRL; translated from the coding sequence ATGAAACAGTGGCTGCGCTTCCGCCACGCCGGTGCGACCGGCTTCGGCACGCTGACGTCGTCAGGCATCAGCGTGCACGAGGGCGAGATGTTCGGCCGCAGTGCTGCCACCGGCCAGAGGCTGGCGCTGTCCGAGGTCGAGCTGCTCGCGCCCTGCGTGCCCAGCAAGATCGTCGCGCTCTGGAATAATTTCCACGCGCTCGCGGCCAAGCTGAACCAGCCCGAGCCGCCGGAGCCGCTCTATCTGCTGAAAGCCACCACCAGCATCACGACGCCCGGTGCCGTGATCCGCCGTCCCTCTTATTACGACGGCAAGACCACCTATGAGGGCGAGCTCGGCATCGTCATCGGCAGGACCTGCGCCCGCGTCTCCCCTGGCGAAGCGGACAGCTTCATCTTCGGCTACACCTGCGTCAACGACATCACCGCCAACGACATCCTGACCAGCGACCCCACCTTCCCGCAATGGGCCCGCGCCAAGGGCATCGACGATTACGGCCCGTTCGGCCCCGTTATCGCCACCGGCCTCGATCCGGCCAAGCTCGTGGTCCGCACCATCCTCAATGGCGCGGAGCGGCAGAACTATCCGATCTCGGACATGATCTTCAGCGCGCAGGAGCTGGTCAGCAAGATCTCGCATGACATGACCCTGCTCCCCGGCGACCTCATCGCCGTCGGCACCTCGGTCGGCGTCGGCGTGATGAAAGAGCCGGTGAACACCGTGACCGTTGCGATCGACGGCATCGGCGAGCTGACCAACGAGTTTCGGCTGTAG
- a CDS encoding NAD(P)H-dependent flavin oxidoreductase: MLQTRFTKLVGVEHPIVQGGMQWVGRAELVAAVANAGALGFITALTQPTPEDLTKEIARCRDLTDKPFGVNLTILPAIKPPPYAEYRAAIIESGIKVVETAGNKPQEHVDEFKRHGVKVVHKCTSVRHALSAERMGVDAISIDGFECAGHPGEDDTPGLILIPAAANKVKIPMIASGGFADARGLVAALALGADGINMGTRFMATKESPIHQLIKEKIVANDERETQLIFRTMRNTSRVAKNEISTKVVAMEKEGAKFEDIRELVAGARGKMVYATGNSDEGIWSAGQVQGLIQDIPSCAELVSRIVREAEAIIRGRLEGMIAGAAAQAAE, from the coding sequence ATGTTGCAGACACGGTTCACCAAACTCGTCGGCGTCGAGCATCCGATCGTCCAGGGCGGCATGCAATGGGTCGGGCGGGCCGAGCTGGTCGCCGCGGTCGCGAACGCAGGGGCGCTCGGCTTCATCACCGCGCTGACCCAGCCGACGCCGGAAGACCTGACCAAGGAGATCGCGCGCTGCCGCGACCTCACCGACAAGCCGTTCGGCGTCAATCTCACCATCCTGCCGGCGATCAAGCCGCCGCCTTATGCCGAATACCGCGCCGCCATCATTGAGAGCGGGATCAAGGTGGTCGAGACCGCCGGCAACAAGCCGCAGGAGCATGTCGACGAGTTCAAAAGGCACGGCGTCAAGGTCGTGCACAAATGCACCAGCGTCCGCCACGCGCTCTCGGCCGAACGCATGGGCGTCGACGCCATCTCGATCGACGGCTTCGAATGCGCCGGCCACCCCGGTGAGGACGACACGCCCGGCCTGATCCTGATCCCGGCCGCCGCCAACAAGGTCAAGATCCCGATGATCGCCTCCGGCGGCTTTGCCGATGCCCGCGGCCTCGTCGCCGCGCTGGCGCTCGGTGCCGACGGCATCAACATGGGCACGCGCTTCATGGCCACCAAGGAAAGCCCGATCCACCAGCTCATCAAGGAGAAGATCGTCGCCAATGACGAGCGCGAGACCCAGCTGATCTTCCGCACCATGCGCAACACCTCGCGCGTCGCGAAAAACGAGATCTCGACCAAGGTCGTCGCGATGGAGAAGGAAGGCGCCAAGTTCGAGGACATCCGCGAGCTCGTTGCCGGTGCCCGCGGCAAGATGGTCTACGCGACGGGGAATTCGGACGAAGGGATCTGGTCGGCCGGCCAGGTGCAGGGCCTGATCCAGGACATCCCGAGCTGCGCCGAGCTGGTCTCCCGCATCGTTCGCGAGGCAGAGGCGATCATCCGCGGCCGGCTGGAGGGAATGATTGCAGGCGCAGCGGCGCAGGCTGCGGAGTGA
- a CDS encoding CBS domain-containing protein, with protein MLVGDILRKKTPRVVTVRMNETVGIAAKLMRANNISALVVKDVVRSEGNTAVGMFTERDVVRAIAEHGAAAVNVKVSQLVSVQQLVSCTSSDTIEHVRHLMNRHHIRHLPVIDDYSLVSVISMRDIAAAVDEATNSTPQAA; from the coding sequence ATGCTGGTCGGAGACATTCTGCGCAAGAAGACGCCGCGCGTTGTCACGGTTCGAATGAACGAAACGGTGGGTATCGCCGCCAAGCTGATGCGCGCCAACAACATCAGCGCGCTGGTGGTGAAGGACGTGGTCCGCTCGGAAGGCAACACCGCGGTCGGCATGTTCACCGAGCGTGACGTGGTGCGCGCCATCGCCGAGCACGGTGCGGCTGCCGTCAACGTCAAGGTCTCGCAGCTGGTCTCGGTACAGCAGCTCGTCTCCTGCACCTCGAGCGATACGATCGAGCACGTTCGTCATCTGATGAACCGTCATCACATCCGCCATTTGCCCGTGATCGACGATTACAGCCTCGTCTCGGTCATCAGCATGCGCGACATCGCCGCTGCCGTTGACGAGGCCACCAACTCGACGCCGCAAGCCGCCTAA
- the oxlT gene encoding oxalate/formate MFS antiporter, which produces MTDMVQSTAAPSAARVSDAYRWAQLAIGVGAMVMIANYQYGWTFFVPDIQKKFGWDRASIQWAFTLFVLFETWLVPVEGWFVDKYGPRIVVLVGGVLCAIGWAINAQATTLNGYYLGMIIAGIGAGGVYGTCVGNALKWFPDKRGLAAGITAAGFGAGSALTVAPIQAMIKDSGFQTTFLYFGLGQGIIICLLAFFLLAPKSGQVPNVVVNAALLQSRRNYQPTEVLRQPIFWLMYFMFVIVGAGGLMVTANLKPIAADWKVDNVPVTLMAVTMTAVTFAATIDRVLNGLTRPFFGWISDMIGRENTMFIAFGMEGIGIWFLYLWGHDPIWFVLLSGFVFFAWGEIYSLFPSTCTDTFGAKFATTNAGLLYTAKGTAALLVPIANYMQQSSGTWDSVFIIAAGANILASLLAIVLLKPWRKVVVAKSTV; this is translated from the coding sequence ATGACGGACATGGTGCAGTCAACAGCGGCCCCAAGTGCCGCGCGCGTCAGCGATGCTTATCGCTGGGCGCAATTGGCCATCGGCGTAGGCGCGATGGTGATGATTGCCAACTATCAATACGGCTGGACGTTCTTCGTCCCCGACATCCAGAAGAAGTTCGGCTGGGATCGCGCCTCGATTCAATGGGCCTTCACCCTGTTCGTTTTGTTCGAGACCTGGCTCGTGCCGGTCGAAGGTTGGTTCGTCGACAAATACGGCCCGCGTATCGTGGTGCTGGTCGGCGGCGTGCTCTGTGCCATCGGCTGGGCGATCAACGCGCAGGCGACAACGCTCAACGGCTACTATCTCGGCATGATCATCGCGGGCATCGGCGCCGGCGGCGTCTACGGCACCTGCGTCGGCAACGCGCTGAAGTGGTTTCCGGACAAGCGCGGTCTTGCCGCGGGCATCACGGCCGCAGGCTTCGGTGCAGGCTCTGCGCTGACCGTCGCGCCGATCCAGGCCATGATCAAGGACAGTGGCTTCCAGACCACCTTCCTCTATTTCGGCCTCGGGCAAGGCATCATCATCTGCCTGCTCGCCTTCTTCCTGCTGGCGCCGAAATCGGGCCAGGTGCCGAACGTAGTGGTCAATGCCGCGCTGCTCCAGTCCCGGCGCAACTACCAGCCGACCGAGGTGCTGCGTCAGCCGATCTTCTGGCTGATGTACTTCATGTTCGTGATCGTCGGCGCCGGCGGCCTCATGGTGACGGCAAACCTGAAGCCGATCGCGGCCGACTGGAAGGTCGACAACGTGCCGGTCACGCTGATGGCGGTGACGATGACGGCGGTGACCTTCGCGGCGACGATCGACCGCGTGCTCAACGGCCTGACGCGTCCGTTCTTCGGCTGGATCTCCGACATGATCGGCCGCGAGAACACGATGTTCATCGCCTTCGGCATGGAAGGGATCGGCATCTGGTTTCTTTACCTCTGGGGCCACGATCCGATCTGGTTCGTGCTGCTCTCGGGCTTCGTGTTCTTCGCCTGGGGTGAGATCTACTCGCTGTTCCCCTCGACCTGCACCGACACGTTCGGCGCCAAGTTCGCGACCACCAATGCCGGCCTGCTCTACACCGCGAAGGGCACCGCCGCGCTGCTGGTGCCGATCGCCAATTACATGCAGCAGTCGTCGGGCACCTGGGACAGCGTGTTCATCATCGCGGCAGGCGCCAACATCCTGGCCTCGCTGCTGGCGATCGTGCTGCTCAAGCCCTGGCGCAAGGTCGTGGTCGCAAAATCGACCGTCTGA
- the oxlT gene encoding oxalate/formate MFS antiporter yields MISSLDGAVTAAPLRTGFRWLQLVMGIVCMAMIANLQYGWTLFVDPIDAAHHWGRAAIQLAFTIFVVTETWLVPVEAWFVDKYGPRIVVMFGGAMIALSWILNSYADSLTLLYAAAIIGGMGAGAVYGTCVGNALKWFPDRRGLAAGATAAGFGAGAALTIVPIASMIVSSGYQHAFLTFGIGQGLIVFVLAFFIQPPRISIPPKKKQLNLPQTKIDFTPPQVLRTPIFWVMYLVFVMVASGGLMTAAQIAPIAHDFKIADTPVTLAGFQMAALTFAISLDRIFDGFGRPFFGWVSDTIGREPTMFIAFGTAAVMLLALSAYGHVPVVFVLATAIYFGVFGEIYSLFPATCGDTFGSKFATTNNGMLYTAKGTASLLVPLASVISTAYGWKAVFVVAVALNATAALMALFVIKPLRRSFILGKEAESADTAPGNAKTETA; encoded by the coding sequence ATGATTTCCAGCTTGGACGGCGCCGTCACGGCCGCGCCTCTTCGCACCGGTTTCCGCTGGCTCCAGCTCGTGATGGGCATCGTCTGCATGGCGATGATCGCCAATCTACAATACGGCTGGACGCTCTTCGTCGATCCGATCGATGCGGCCCATCATTGGGGGCGCGCCGCGATCCAGCTCGCTTTCACCATCTTCGTGGTCACCGAGACCTGGCTGGTGCCGGTCGAAGCCTGGTTCGTCGACAAATACGGCCCACGCATCGTGGTCATGTTCGGCGGCGCGATGATCGCGCTCTCGTGGATTCTCAACTCCTACGCCGATAGCCTCACCCTGCTCTACGCCGCCGCGATCATTGGCGGCATGGGCGCGGGCGCGGTGTACGGCACCTGCGTCGGCAACGCGCTGAAATGGTTTCCCGATCGCCGCGGCCTCGCAGCGGGTGCGACCGCCGCCGGCTTCGGCGCCGGCGCCGCGCTCACCATCGTGCCGATCGCGAGCATGATCGTTTCGAGCGGCTATCAGCACGCGTTCCTCACCTTCGGCATCGGCCAGGGCCTGATCGTGTTCGTGCTCGCCTTCTTCATCCAGCCGCCGCGGATCTCGATCCCGCCGAAGAAGAAGCAGCTCAATTTGCCGCAGACCAAGATCGACTTCACCCCGCCGCAGGTGCTGCGGACCCCTATTTTCTGGGTGATGTATCTCGTTTTCGTCATGGTCGCTTCCGGCGGCCTGATGACCGCGGCGCAGATCGCCCCGATCGCGCACGACTTCAAGATCGCCGACACGCCGGTCACCCTCGCCGGCTTCCAGATGGCGGCACTGACCTTCGCGATCTCGCTCGACCGCATCTTCGACGGGTTCGGACGTCCGTTCTTCGGCTGGGTCTCCGACACGATCGGCCGCGAGCCCACCATGTTCATCGCCTTCGGCACGGCGGCGGTGATGCTGCTGGCGCTGTCGGCCTATGGTCACGTACCCGTCGTCTTCGTGCTCGCCACCGCGATCTATTTCGGCGTGTTCGGCGAGATCTACTCGCTATTCCCCGCGACCTGCGGCGACACCTTCGGCTCGAAGTTCGCGACCACCAACAACGGCATGCTCTACACCGCCAAGGGTACGGCATCCCTGCTGGTCCCGCTCGCGAGCGTGATCTCGACTGCTTATGGCTGGAAGGCCGTGTTCGTGGTCGCAGTGGCGCTGAACGCGACGGCGGCGCTGATGGCGCTGTTCGTGATCAAGCCGCTGCGCCGCTCCTTCATCCTCGGCAAGGAAGCCGAGAGCGCTGACACCGCACCCGGCAATGCCAAGACCGAGACGGCGTAA
- a CDS encoding 2-dehydropantoate 2-reductase yields the protein MKICIYGAGAIGGYLGVQLARAGADISLVARGAHLAAMRERGLTLLAGEEKHTVHPRCTDDPAELGVQDYIIITLKAHSITGVIEKMQPLLGPHTRIVTAVNGIPYWYFYKHGGQYENSTLESIDPGGRQWREIGAERAIGCIVYPATEIEAPGVIRHVYGNNFPLGEPSGEITPDVQRLADLFVAAGLKAPVLDRIRDEIWLKLWGNVCFNPISALTHATLDVICTDPATRALSRAIMVETQAIAETFGVKFRVDVERRIEGARKVGAHKTSMLQDLERGRPMEIDPLVTVVQEMGRLTGIATPALDSVLAMVTQRARIAGLYDGVSTPSDPRALAVA from the coding sequence ATGAAGATCTGCATCTACGGCGCCGGCGCGATCGGCGGTTATCTCGGGGTTCAGCTCGCGCGCGCGGGCGCCGATATCAGCCTGGTGGCACGCGGCGCGCACCTTGCCGCGATGCGCGAGCGCGGCCTCACGCTGCTCGCGGGCGAGGAGAAGCACACCGTACATCCGCGCTGCACCGACGATCCCGCCGAGCTCGGCGTGCAGGATTACATCATCATCACGCTGAAGGCGCATTCGATCACCGGCGTGATCGAGAAGATGCAGCCGCTCTTGGGACCGCACACCCGCATCGTCACCGCGGTCAACGGCATCCCCTATTGGTACTTCTACAAGCATGGCGGCCAATACGAGAATTCGACGCTGGAGAGCATCGATCCCGGCGGCCGGCAGTGGCGCGAAATCGGCGCCGAGCGCGCCATCGGCTGCATCGTCTATCCCGCCACCGAGATCGAGGCGCCCGGCGTGATCCGCCACGTCTACGGCAACAATTTCCCGCTCGGCGAGCCCTCGGGCGAGATCACGCCGGACGTGCAGCGCCTCGCCGATCTCTTCGTCGCAGCCGGGCTGAAAGCCCCGGTGCTCGACCGCATCCGTGACGAGATTTGGCTGAAGCTGTGGGGCAATGTCTGCTTCAATCCGATCAGCGCGCTGACCCATGCAACGCTCGACGTGATCTGCACCGATCCGGCCACGCGCGCGCTGTCGCGCGCGATCATGGTGGAGACGCAGGCCATCGCCGAGACCTTCGGGGTCAAATTCCGCGTCGATGTCGAGCGCCGCATCGAGGGCGCCCGCAAGGTCGGCGCGCACAAGACCTCGATGCTGCAGGATCTCGAGCGCGGCCGCCCGATGGAGATCGACCCGCTCGTCACCGTGGTGCAGGAGATGGGCCGCCTCACCGGCATCGCCACGCCCGCGCTCGACTCGGTGCTCGCGATGGTGACCCAGCGCGCTCGCATCGCCGGCCTCTATGACGGCGTCTCGACACCATCAGATCCTCGCGCACTGGCGGTGGCGTGA
- a CDS encoding zinc-binding dehydrogenase, producing MKAYVYGPDGATISDVVQPKPKGTQVLVRVRACALNRADTGMRKGHAHGAAGGVGTVLGMEWAGEVAELGPDAKGVKVGDRIMGSGGAAFAEYTLADHGRLFHAPSNMNFEEAATLPVALATMHNAIVTVGGVQAGQTVLIQGASSGVGLMAMQIARLKGAKLVIGSSTDATRRGRLKEYGADLAVDSSDPKWVDDVLKATNGEGVDLIIDQVSGKVANQNLAAAKVKGRIVNVGRLGGTHADFNFDLHAARRIDYVGVTFRTRTIEEVREIFEEVRKDIWSAVEARKLQLPIDKVFAFDDIDKAFEHMEANKHLGKIVVTV from the coding sequence ATGAAGGCTTACGTCTACGGCCCTGATGGCGCTACGATTTCCGACGTCGTTCAACCAAAACCTAAAGGCACGCAGGTGCTGGTCCGCGTCCGCGCCTGCGCCCTTAACCGCGCCGACACCGGCATGCGCAAGGGTCACGCCCACGGCGCGGCCGGCGGCGTCGGCACTGTGCTCGGCATGGAATGGGCCGGCGAAGTCGCCGAGCTCGGGCCGGATGCGAAGGGCGTGAAGGTCGGTGACCGCATCATGGGATCGGGCGGCGCCGCGTTTGCCGAATATACGCTGGCCGATCACGGCCGCCTGTTCCACGCGCCCTCGAACATGAATTTCGAGGAGGCGGCCACCCTGCCCGTCGCGCTCGCGACCATGCACAACGCCATCGTCACCGTCGGCGGCGTGCAGGCGGGCCAGACCGTGCTGATCCAGGGCGCGAGCTCCGGCGTCGGCTTGATGGCGATGCAGATCGCCAGGCTCAAGGGCGCAAAGCTCGTGATCGGCTCGTCGACCGACGCCACCCGCCGCGGCCGGCTGAAGGAGTACGGCGCCGATCTCGCCGTCGATAGCTCCGATCCGAAATGGGTCGACGACGTCCTGAAGGCAACGAACGGCGAAGGCGTCGATCTCATCATCGACCAGGTCTCGGGCAAGGTCGCCAACCAGAACCTCGCTGCAGCGAAGGTCAAGGGCCGCATCGTCAATGTCGGCCGGCTCGGCGGCACCCATGCCGACTTCAATTTCGACCTGCACGCCGCCCGCCGCATCGACTATGTCGGCGTCACCTTCCGCACCCGCACCATCGAGGAGGTCCGCGAGATTTTTGAGGAGGTTCGGAAGGATATCTGGAGTGCGGTGGAAGCGCGAAAACTGCAACTGCCGATCGACAAGGTGTTCGCGTTCGACGACATCGACAAGGCCTTCGAGCACATGGAGGCGAACAAGCATTTGGGGAAGATCGTCGTGACAGTGTGA
- a CDS encoding cation-efflux pump — protein sequence MTSQPNKTTVAAISIFASGGMAAAKFVVGIAIGSLALISEALHSSIDLVATIITWAVVRVSDKPADEEHHYGHGKLESISALGVTALLYVLAGGILVEAYSRLREGTPPPTISAVPFVVLVIDIAVNLWRARALHRAAQETRSQALAADALHFASDVMGSSAVIVGLVLAGLGFWWGDAAAAAAVAVLIAALGLRMAGSTVQTLVDRAPEGAQEKATAAIRSVPGVIDVERLRLRMVGATMFIDTIAKVPRTYPIDRVEDIKHNAQAAVTRAFGDADLTFTAVPVARNNETVRDRIMVIARNSGLAVHHVTVHDLGTKLIVGIDLEVDGEMQLEAAHEVANTLERNIQEEFGEDVEVDVHIEPLEPELPFGVDAPPERVQTIAAALAEFAGEGEIHDIHNVRVRNTDAGEIVNFHCRAAPSMSVIRVHEHVDAIERALRRAFPSVKRVISHAEPPRA from the coding sequence ATGACCTCCCAGCCCAACAAGACCACGGTCGCCGCGATCTCGATCTTCGCCAGCGGCGGCATGGCGGCGGCCAAGTTCGTGGTCGGGATCGCGATCGGCTCGCTGGCGCTAATCTCCGAAGCCCTGCATTCCTCGATCGACCTGGTCGCGACCATCATCACCTGGGCGGTGGTGCGGGTGTCCGACAAGCCGGCGGACGAGGAGCACCATTATGGCCATGGCAAGCTGGAGAGCATCTCGGCGCTCGGCGTTACCGCCCTGCTCTACGTGCTCGCCGGCGGCATCCTGGTCGAGGCCTATAGCCGGCTGCGTGAGGGAACCCCGCCGCCGACCATTTCGGCCGTGCCCTTCGTCGTGCTGGTGATCGACATCGCCGTCAATCTCTGGCGCGCCCGCGCGCTGCACCGCGCTGCGCAGGAGACCAGGAGCCAGGCGCTGGCCGCTGACGCGCTGCATTTCGCCTCCGACGTCATGGGCTCGTCCGCCGTGATCGTGGGGCTGGTTCTCGCCGGGCTCGGCTTCTGGTGGGGCGACGCGGCCGCCGCCGCCGCCGTCGCCGTGCTGATCGCGGCTCTCGGCCTGCGCATGGCGGGCTCGACCGTGCAGACGCTGGTCGACCGCGCGCCCGAGGGCGCCCAGGAGAAGGCCACGGCCGCGATCCGCAGCGTGCCCGGCGTGATCGATGTCGAGCGGCTGCGCCTGCGCATGGTCGGGGCGACCATGTTCATCGACACCATCGCAAAGGTGCCGCGGACCTATCCGATCGACCGCGTCGAGGACATCAAGCACAACGCGCAGGCCGCCGTCACAAGAGCGTTCGGCGACGCCGACCTCACCTTCACCGCCGTCCCCGTCGCACGCAACAACGAGACCGTGCGCGACCGTATCATGGTGATCGCGCGCAATTCCGGCCTCGCCGTCCACCACGTCACGGTGCACGACCTCGGCACCAAGCTGATCGTCGGCATCGACCTCGAGGTCGACGGCGAGATGCAGCTCGAGGCCGCCCATGAGGTCGCCAACACGCTGGAACGCAACATCCAGGAAGAATTCGGCGAGGACGTCGAGGTCGACGTCCATATCGAGCCGCTGGAACCGGAGTTGCCGTTCGGCGTCGACGCCCCGCCGGAACGGGTGCAGACAATTGCCGCCGCGCTGGCCGAGTTTGCCGGCGAGGGCGAGATCCACGACATCCACAATGTGCGCGTCCGCAACACCGACGCCGGCGAGATCGTCAACTTCCACTGCCGCGCCGCGCCATCGATGAGCGTGATCAGGGTGCACGAGCATGTCGACGCGATCGAGCGCGCATTGCGGCGCGCGTTCCCGAGCGTGAAGCGCGTCATCAGCCACGCCGAGCCGCCGCGTGCGTGA